Proteins co-encoded in one Streptomyces roseochromogenus subsp. oscitans DS 12.976 genomic window:
- a CDS encoding DNA-binding domain-containing protein: MADTTSLAAVQRWMQSVILHPTGEDPGHTITASSRLSARERLLVHQQGYRLRLLECMRSLHPGSVHLLGQEIFDGFAQDHLEAHPSRSPTLTGLSTGFAGHLARTRPDSGPGVEREAWIDLLIDLIRFERAFTEVLDAPGIEDGTAPAPPLRLLRVCAPVHAYLAAVHRGEEPEPPAQRPVHLAVTRRHFTVVTRELSPGAYTRLHVSSSHPPTSPAAPASED, encoded by the coding sequence ATGGCTGACACCACCTCGCTGGCCGCCGTGCAGCGCTGGATGCAGTCGGTGATCCTGCACCCGACGGGCGAGGACCCCGGCCACACGATCACCGCGTCCAGCCGGCTGTCGGCCCGCGAGCGGCTGCTCGTCCACCAACAGGGCTACCGGCTACGGCTGCTGGAGTGCATGCGCAGCCTGCACCCGGGGTCGGTGCACCTGCTCGGGCAGGAGATCTTCGACGGTTTCGCGCAGGACCACCTGGAGGCGCACCCCTCCCGCTCCCCCACCCTGACCGGGCTCAGCACCGGTTTCGCCGGCCACCTGGCCCGTACGCGGCCGGACTCCGGGCCCGGCGTGGAGCGCGAGGCGTGGATCGACCTGCTGATCGACCTGATCCGCTTCGAGCGGGCCTTCACCGAGGTCCTGGATGCGCCCGGCATCGAGGACGGCACGGCCCCGGCGCCGCCCCTGCGGCTGCTGCGGGTCTGCGCGCCCGTCCACGCGTACCTGGCCGCGGTGCACCGGGGTGAGGAACCGGAACCGCCCGCACAGCGGCCCGTCCATCTCGCCGTGACCCGGCGGCACTTCACGGTCGTCACCCGGGAGCTGAGCCCGGGGGCGTACACGCGTCTGCACGTCTCTTCTTCGCATCCCCCAACTTCCCCAGCGGCACCGGCATCGGAGGATTGA
- a CDS encoding ferritin-like domain-containing protein encodes MTTKESVQEITDLQDLIDHLKAAAQVELSTVPLYLYATYSIKTRGYSQWAAGASAQRTMIGVAIEEMLHLSLVRNLLIAVGDTSFRLYDPKVIPTYPSVMLKRQPELPMRLRKLSTDQVRNTFMQIELPATPAGAALGEIEPYHSLGEFYARIERGIHNLSSTIDWAKAKKDLWKFQYHRAYWNQNGGSDQPRLIVDEASAIQAMQIIVDQGEGAVEDKGLLPDPIVRTDDHPPQDIGKWQASHYTKFSDIAKGLDGIGVVCDDNGRQKYTIDDAEVIWPVLDDPDLKTVTADQSVKDLMEFSNAVYCYVLALLDAIYRTPMQVHDPAQDKDLFTQSDRYAYERGFIAVMQGVLYPVCELLVRTPLVKGELSVNAGPPFQYYAFRTKQPKAELASLCEKLLPSYAALGGDDGVQRQISLLPDIRLP; translated from the coding sequence GTGACCACGAAGGAATCGGTTCAGGAGATCACCGACCTGCAGGACCTGATCGACCATCTGAAGGCCGCCGCCCAAGTCGAACTGTCCACGGTTCCCCTGTACTTGTACGCGACCTATTCGATCAAGACACGCGGCTATTCGCAGTGGGCGGCCGGCGCGTCGGCGCAGCGCACAATGATCGGTGTGGCGATCGAGGAGATGCTGCACCTCAGTCTGGTGCGCAACCTGCTGATCGCGGTCGGGGACACGAGTTTCCGGCTCTACGACCCGAAGGTCATCCCCACCTACCCGAGCGTGATGCTCAAGCGCCAGCCCGAGCTGCCCATGCGGCTGCGGAAGCTCTCCACCGACCAGGTCAGGAACACGTTCATGCAGATCGAGCTGCCGGCCACCCCTGCGGGGGCCGCTCTCGGCGAGATCGAGCCATACCACTCCCTCGGCGAGTTCTACGCGCGCATCGAACGGGGCATCCACAACCTCAGCTCGACCATCGACTGGGCCAAGGCGAAGAAGGACCTGTGGAAGTTCCAGTACCACCGGGCCTACTGGAACCAGAACGGCGGCTCCGACCAGCCGCGGCTCATCGTGGACGAGGCGTCCGCGATCCAGGCGATGCAGATCATCGTCGACCAGGGCGAGGGAGCTGTCGAGGACAAGGGCCTGCTCCCCGACCCGATCGTGCGCACGGACGACCACCCGCCGCAGGACATCGGCAAGTGGCAGGCGTCCCACTACACCAAGTTCTCCGACATCGCGAAGGGCCTCGACGGCATCGGTGTCGTCTGTGACGACAACGGCAGGCAGAAGTACACGATCGACGACGCCGAAGTCATCTGGCCGGTGCTCGACGACCCGGACCTGAAGACCGTCACGGCGGACCAGAGCGTCAAGGACCTGATGGAGTTCTCCAACGCCGTCTACTGCTACGTCCTGGCGCTGCTGGACGCCATCTACCGGACGCCCATGCAGGTGCATGACCCGGCGCAGGACAAGGACCTGTTCACGCAGAGCGACCGGTACGCCTACGAGCGCGGCTTCATCGCCGTGATGCAGGGAGTGCTGTACCCGGTCTGCGAGCTCCTGGTGCGGACGCCGCTCGTCAAGGGGGAGCTGTCCGTCAACGCCGGGCCGCCCTTCCAGTACTACGCGTTCAGGACCAAGCAGCCGAAGGCCGAACTCGCCTCACTCTGCGAGAAGCTGCTCCCGAGCTATGCCGCACTGGGCGGTGACGACGGGGTCCAGCGACAGATCTCACTGCTGCCGGACATCCGGCTTCCCTGA
- a CDS encoding phosphatidylserine decarboxylase family protein, producing MADLEKLLTTDPVVQQYVSDMIEQVPEEERTVSDIPHLLQCLDQIATTAPEYHWDPASRRFFPMSHLFVYMMATDAGWNAFRNQKFNDALAGVLQYWYRFLSNEIPGQDSRTVLNDGPTGWLSPPAYEEFRLFQFEVDLGKEYGGLASYNDFFHRALKDRYRPLPTDPKAIVSPNDGKVVRWRQGVKRQDQFWLKGQPYSLEHMLNGSEYAKDFADGDVLQTFLSGADYHRWHAPVDGKVVAVDKVPGYMFAELQSMGDDPTAGTHSQCYGASVNTRGIVVIESTAPKIGLVCVMPVGITEISSITHSVSVNVQVTKGQEIGRFSFGGSSMCLLFQKGAVDHLAPDNPSGDPDNGAPVFVNGQIARAR from the coding sequence GTGGCCGACCTGGAGAAGCTCCTCACCACCGACCCTGTCGTCCAGCAGTACGTCAGCGACATGATCGAGCAGGTTCCCGAGGAGGAGCGGACCGTCTCCGACATTCCGCACCTGCTCCAGTGCCTTGATCAGATCGCGACGACCGCGCCGGAGTACCACTGGGACCCGGCGTCCCGGAGGTTCTTCCCGATGTCCCACCTCTTCGTCTACATGATGGCGACGGACGCCGGGTGGAACGCCTTCCGCAACCAGAAGTTCAACGACGCGCTGGCCGGCGTCCTCCAGTACTGGTACAGGTTCCTGAGCAACGAGATTCCCGGCCAGGACAGCCGGACGGTCCTGAACGACGGGCCGACGGGCTGGCTCTCCCCGCCCGCGTACGAGGAGTTCCGGCTCTTCCAGTTCGAGGTCGACCTGGGCAAGGAGTACGGCGGGCTCGCTTCGTACAACGACTTCTTCCACCGTGCCCTCAAGGACAGGTATCGCCCGCTGCCCACCGACCCCAAGGCGATCGTGTCGCCCAACGACGGGAAGGTGGTCCGGTGGCGGCAGGGCGTCAAGCGCCAGGACCAGTTCTGGCTCAAGGGACAGCCGTATTCCCTGGAACACATGCTCAACGGCAGTGAGTACGCGAAGGATTTCGCCGACGGCGATGTCCTCCAGACCTTCCTCTCGGGCGCCGACTACCACCGCTGGCACGCACCGGTGGACGGCAAGGTGGTGGCCGTCGACAAGGTCCCCGGCTATATGTTCGCCGAGCTCCAGTCGATGGGCGACGACCCGACGGCCGGAACGCACTCACAGTGCTACGGCGCTTCGGTCAACACCCGGGGCATCGTGGTCATCGAGAGCACCGCGCCGAAGATCGGCCTGGTGTGCGTCATGCCCGTCGGCATCACCGAGATCTCCTCGATCACCCACTCGGTCTCGGTGAACGTCCAGGTCACCAAGGGCCAGGAGATCGGCCGGTTCAGCTTCGGCGGGTCGAGCATGTGCCTGCTCTTCCAGAAGGGCGCCGTCGACCACCTCGCGCCGGACAACCCGAGCGGTGACCCGGACAACGGGGCTCCGGTCTTCGTCAACGGGCAGATCGCCCGGGCCCGGTAG
- a CDS encoding polysaccharide deacetylase family protein — protein sequence MSEHTGTSAPDIVKPTHPGDSHASEPAGVELPGRPEFYVHQGPRAIALTIDDGPNPEWTPQVLDILHRYAVTATFCQVGARVSAYPSLVRAVAAEGHLIANHTWTHADLAQASATTVRSQLERTSDTIEKVTGRRPTIFRAPYGAWSEPTLATCREMGMRLLDWSVDPHDWSRPGTSRIVERIMAHAHPGSIILEHDGGGDRSQTVAALRLVLPRLLDAGYQFVTP from the coding sequence ATGTCTGAACACACAGGAACGTCGGCACCTGACATCGTGAAGCCCACGCATCCGGGCGACTCTCACGCCAGCGAGCCGGCCGGCGTCGAGCTGCCGGGCAGGCCGGAGTTCTACGTCCACCAGGGCCCGCGAGCCATCGCGCTGACCATCGACGACGGTCCGAACCCCGAATGGACTCCGCAGGTTCTGGACATCCTGCACCGCTACGCCGTAACCGCCACGTTCTGCCAGGTCGGTGCCCGCGTCAGCGCGTACCCCAGCCTGGTGCGGGCGGTGGCCGCCGAAGGCCACCTGATCGCCAACCACACCTGGACCCACGCCGACCTGGCCCAGGCATCCGCCACGACCGTCCGCTCCCAGCTGGAACGGACCAGCGACACGATCGAGAAGGTCACCGGCCGCCGCCCCACGATCTTCCGCGCCCCCTACGGAGCCTGGTCGGAGCCGACCCTGGCCACCTGCCGCGAGATGGGCATGCGGCTCCTGGACTGGTCCGTCGACCCTCACGACTGGTCACGACCGGGCACCTCGCGCATCGTCGAGCGGATCATGGCTCACGCCCATCCCGGATCGATCATCCTCGAGCACGACGGCGGAGGCGACCGCTCCCAGACAGTGGCCGCCCTGCGCCTGGTGCTTCCCCGCCTGCTCGACGCCGGCTATCAGTTCGTCACCCCCTAG
- a CDS encoding putative quinol monooxygenase produces the protein MRYGYIGSMKVKPGHRAEVVAALVAGSDGLRKAGCDLYVVTESVTDEDTVWVSEVWQSKEHHDASLQLPEAKASIGKVMPLLTGEFTRQETRVAGGLGI, from the coding sequence ATGCGCTATGGCTATATCGGTTCGATGAAGGTCAAACCCGGTCACCGCGCGGAGGTGGTCGCCGCACTGGTTGCTGGCTCTGACGGCCTGCGCAAAGCGGGATGTGATCTCTACGTCGTCACCGAATCGGTCACGGACGAAGACACCGTGTGGGTGAGCGAGGTGTGGCAGAGCAAAGAGCATCACGACGCGTCGTTGCAGCTGCCTGAGGCGAAGGCTTCCATCGGCAAGGTCATGCCGCTGCTGACGGGTGAGTTCACCCGCCAGGAGACACGCGTCGCGGGCGGTCTCGGTATCTAA
- a CDS encoding sigma factor, translating to MAIPSATLAREPLAKPHRRYAPLLLRAVTSRTGDFGRAEDLVQEMFPRARQHPEAFEGDADAALPWPLTVARRLTIDQHRMLSRRAQEAGGEEQVESHVHPVHPRENVPRACDVATHIRVPVGTVKSRSHYAIRTLRPVLGRHGFPPQCA from the coding sequence ATGGCCATCCCCAGCGCCACTCTTGCCCGGGAGCCGCTCGCGAAGCCGCACCGGCGGTACGCGCCGCTGCTGCTGCGTGCGGTCACCAGTCGGACCGGCGATTTCGGCAGGGCCGAGGACCTCGTGCAGGAGATGTTCCCGCGGGCCCGGCAGCATCCTGAGGCGTTCGAAGGAGACGCGGACGCCGCGCTGCCCTGGCCGCTGACCGTGGCTCGGCGCCTGACCATCGACCAGCACCGGATGCTCTCCCGCCGCGCCCAGGAGGCCGGTGGCGAGGAGCAGGTGGAATCCCACGTCCATCCCGTGCATCCCCGCGAGAACGTCCCGCGGGCCTGCGATGTCGCGACGCACATCAGGGTGCCCGTGGGCACCGTGAAATCCCGCAGTCACTACGCGATACGCACGCTCCGGCCGGTTCTGGGACGGCACGGATTTCCGCCCCAGTGCGCCTGA
- a CDS encoding AfsR/SARP family transcriptional regulator, translating into MPALLALGLELELGRIVPLERFCELLRGERPPVHTKPALQGLIAASRKTLSRFPLTITTRPSGYQLTGDPETVDCQVSDALVRSAEAGARTYNEPAAARLRHALDL; encoded by the coding sequence GTGCCGGCGCTGCTCGCGCTGGGACTGGAGCTGGAGCTGGGCAGAATCGTTCCGTTGGAGCGGTTCTGCGAGCTGCTCCGGGGTGAGCGGCCTCCTGTGCACACGAAGCCGGCCCTGCAGGGGCTCATCGCAGCCTCCCGCAAGACCCTTTCCAGGTTCCCTCTCACCATCACCACCCGCCCGTCCGGGTACCAACTCACCGGCGACCCCGAAACGGTGGACTGCCAGGTGTCCGACGCCTTGGTGCGCAGCGCCGAGGCCGGGGCCCGCACGTATAACGAGCCCGCCGCGGCGAGGCTCCGGCACGCTCTCGACCTGTGA
- a CDS encoding MFS transporter → MTTSASPARGGTEAISGSTSPANGKLTHRQIMTILSGLMLGMFLAALDQTIVSTSIRTIADDLHGLSAQAWVTTAYLITSTISTPLYGKLSDLYGRKPFFLAAITIFIAGSAACSFATSMTELSAFRAFQGIGAGGLMSLALAIIGDIVPPRERARYQGYMLAMFGSSSVLGPLIGGFLAGRSSILTIAGWRWVFLVNVPVGIIALFVVAKVLNLPHTRRDHRIDWWGALTIAIGVVPLLLVAEQGQSWGWTSTKACACYAVGVVGLIAWVFVERAMGEEALIPMRLFRSAVFSKMSLLSVIIGMGMFGGMMMVPLYLQIVKGVSPTRSGLLMLPLMVGMIAGTIVVGGIIQKTGKYKIFPVIGSLLIIAAMLLFHYRVQWNTALPETMAYMALFGIGLSGCMQILTLAVQNAVEPKDMGVATASATFFRQMGGTAGTAIFLSVLFSTVGDKIGSAFRSAAGTPAFQAALHDPSVRANPANAPVLDMFKHPGASGGSGSGVLDDSSFIQRLDPRLAEPFKAGFTDSMQLVFLIAAAVMVLGFLVAVWTKEVPLRQVSGLEARAAEENGGSAREPAPTAAAESPAVELAAMEDTAAEPAPTGRRPDSAPAADRFVPVPGAPRHGVRGRVLDGAGAPVPQAVITLIDVGGRQLGRAVSGEDGGYDLAVTGPGTYVLIGAAGARQPQAVTVVVGDEPVECNLALSGTVALTGSVRDAVDGHPLAEALLVATDVRGEVVSSGTSAADGAFALADLVPGGYTIVVNAPGYRPAALSADVIPGAMDACEIRLEPGARLRGVVTAATGDPLDEAKVTLLDSAGNAVGTTITGSDGAYGFTDLDSGEYTVIASGYAPVAASLRLDGTGVTGFDLELSHQDESR, encoded by the coding sequence ATGACCACGTCCGCATCCCCGGCCCGCGGGGGAACCGAAGCGATATCCGGGTCGACGTCGCCGGCCAACGGCAAGCTGACACACCGTCAGATCATGACGATCCTCAGCGGCCTGATGCTGGGGATGTTCCTCGCGGCGCTCGACCAGACCATCGTCAGCACCTCGATCCGTACGATCGCGGACGATCTGCACGGCCTCAGCGCACAGGCGTGGGTCACCACCGCGTATCTGATCACCTCCACCATCAGCACACCGCTGTACGGCAAGCTGTCCGACCTCTACGGCCGTAAGCCCTTCTTCCTGGCGGCCATCACGATCTTCATCGCGGGCTCGGCGGCCTGTTCGTTCGCCACCTCGATGACGGAGCTGTCCGCTTTCCGGGCCTTCCAGGGCATCGGTGCGGGCGGTCTGATGTCCCTGGCGCTGGCGATCATCGGTGACATCGTCCCGCCCCGCGAACGGGCCCGGTACCAGGGCTACATGCTCGCGATGTTCGGCTCCTCCAGCGTGCTCGGCCCGCTGATCGGCGGCTTCCTGGCGGGCCGTAGCAGCATCCTGACCATCGCCGGCTGGCGCTGGGTGTTCCTGGTCAACGTGCCGGTCGGCATCATCGCGCTGTTCGTCGTCGCCAAGGTGCTGAACCTCCCGCACACCCGCCGCGACCACCGCATCGACTGGTGGGGCGCGCTCACCATCGCCATCGGCGTGGTGCCGCTGCTGCTTGTGGCCGAGCAGGGCCAGTCCTGGGGCTGGACCTCCACGAAGGCCTGCGCCTGTTACGCGGTCGGTGTGGTCGGTCTGATCGCATGGGTCTTCGTCGAACGGGCCATGGGCGAGGAGGCCCTGATCCCGATGCGGCTGTTCCGCAGCGCGGTGTTCAGCAAGATGAGCCTGCTGTCCGTGATCATCGGCATGGGCATGTTCGGCGGGATGATGATGGTCCCGCTGTATCTGCAGATCGTGAAGGGCGTCAGCCCCACCAGGTCCGGCCTGCTGATGCTGCCGTTGATGGTCGGGATGATCGCCGGGACCATCGTGGTCGGCGGCATCATCCAGAAGACCGGCAAGTACAAGATCTTCCCGGTCATAGGCTCGCTGCTGATCATCGCCGCCATGCTGCTGTTCCACTACCGGGTGCAGTGGAACACGGCGCTGCCGGAGACCATGGCCTACATGGCGCTGTTCGGCATCGGCCTCAGCGGATGCATGCAGATCCTGACCCTGGCCGTACAGAACGCCGTAGAACCCAAGGACATGGGCGTGGCGACCGCGTCGGCGACCTTCTTCCGGCAGATGGGCGGCACCGCCGGTACCGCGATCTTCCTCTCCGTGCTGTTCAGCACCGTCGGTGACAAGATCGGCTCGGCCTTCCGGTCCGCCGCCGGGACGCCCGCCTTCCAGGCCGCGCTCCATGACCCGTCCGTGCGCGCCAACCCCGCCAACGCGCCGGTGCTGGACATGTTCAAGCACCCCGGGGCGAGCGGTGGCAGCGGCTCGGGCGTGCTCGACGACTCGTCGTTCATCCAGCGGCTCGACCCGCGCCTGGCCGAGCCGTTCAAGGCCGGCTTCACCGACTCGATGCAGCTCGTGTTCCTCATCGCGGCCGCCGTGATGGTCCTGGGCTTCCTGGTCGCCGTGTGGACCAAGGAGGTGCCGCTGCGCCAGGTCTCCGGACTGGAGGCGCGGGCGGCGGAGGAGAACGGAGGCTCGGCACGGGAGCCGGCCCCGACCGCAGCCGCCGAGTCTCCCGCCGTGGAACTTGCCGCCATGGAAGACACCGCAGCCGAACCGGCACCCACCGGGCGCCGGCCCGACTCCGCCCCGGCGGCCGACCGGTTCGTTCCCGTGCCCGGCGCCCCGCGCCACGGCGTCCGCGGCCGGGTGCTGGACGGCGCGGGCGCACCGGTGCCACAGGCCGTGATCACCTTGATCGACGTGGGCGGACGGCAACTCGGCCGCGCGGTCAGCGGCGAGGACGGCGGCTACGACCTGGCCGTCACCGGCCCCGGCACCTATGTGCTGATCGGCGCCGCCGGTGCCCGGCAGCCGCAGGCCGTCACGGTGGTGGTCGGCGACGAGCCGGTCGAGTGCAACCTCGCGCTCAGCGGCACCGTCGCCCTCACCGGGTCGGTCCGGGATGCCGTGGACGGACACCCGCTGGCAGAAGCCCTGCTGGTCGCCACGGATGTGCGAGGCGAGGTCGTGTCCTCCGGAACCTCGGCCGCCGACGGCGCCTTCGCGCTCGCCGACCTGGTCCCCGGCGGCTACACGATCGTGGTGAACGCGCCCGGATACCGCCCGGCCGCCCTCTCGGCCGACGTCATCCCGGGTGCCATGGACGCCTGTGAGATCCGCCTCGAACCGGGCGCCCGGCTGCGCGGCGTCGTCACCGCAGCCACCGGCGACCCTCTCGACGAGGCCAAGGTCACCCTGCTGGACTCGGCCGGCAATGCGGTCGGCACCACGATCACCGGCTCCGACGGCGCCTACGGTTTCACCGACCTGGACAGCGGCGAGTACACCGTCATCGCCAGCGGCTACGCCCCGGTCGCCGCATCGCTGCGCCTGGACGGCACCGGCGTCACCGGCTTCGACCTCGAGCTGTCCCATCAGGACGAGTCCCGGTAG
- a CDS encoding SWIM zinc finger family protein: MSLPPEHPTTGTPARPADAARRALRAARERAGTERAQARERAEEAEAFVPAGGRLQTPEGTGEAPAFAQADGRTQAPENTGEPALLAQADGPSQAPADPAELAVERPAGTGPRPADAARAALRATVTAPSAAAAAAPSDVIPAAEDEHPVPPAGPARPVAMQGGRPADVAREALRAARREALQAEAEAAEAAARGKRMAEPRAGRAPRASGSSAAPAPPTSPAPGPRMSSAPGADARDARVKAARDMRYYLANAFRMPTGSDTAESDTPDSDTSEEERTQPPGTIGDAADRTEPDHPAPAPATASPHLPATMAAPHRDTELRRTFPGFAPREATAEGTAFAATWWGNAWVDALEQGALDAKRVARGRGYADQGHVDAITVTPGLVLAYVRGSRPRPYRVQVRVRTLEDEDWARFLDAAAGRPGHIAALLDKELPQSLADCGVPLLPGPGDLAPRCSCPDSGHPCKHAAALCYQTARLLDADPFVLLLLRGRSEKNLVDALSRRSAARAARAAQERQPGSLPGVRATDALAPRQLPPLPLPLPAPPHPEQPPVYPAAPGGPDPFALDQLATDAAARAHALLATGQDLVGELSLWQDAVRLAAARPGSGLTATTRTLYATLATAVGRTPGDLARAVAAWRQGGLAGLAVLEEAWDPPAGRFDRARPLLLAADLPAFRPWRNRLTHPRGHVQLRLGQDGLWYAYESEPGQDDWWPRGTPDLDPVGALTGLGTSDDL; the protein is encoded by the coding sequence ATGAGTCTCCCGCCGGAGCATCCCACGACAGGCACCCCAGCACGCCCCGCCGACGCGGCTCGCCGCGCCCTCCGGGCCGCACGGGAACGGGCTGGGACCGAGCGCGCACAGGCACGGGAGAGGGCCGAGGAAGCGGAAGCCTTCGTACCTGCCGGCGGCCGGCTGCAGACACCGGAGGGGACTGGGGAAGCCCCAGCCTTCGCACAGGCCGACGGACGCACGCAGGCACCGGAGAACACTGGGGAACCGGCACTCCTCGCACAGGCCGATGGACCGTCGCAGGCACCGGCGGACCCCGCCGAGCTCGCGGTGGAACGCCCGGCCGGCACCGGGCCGAGGCCCGCCGACGCGGCGCGGGCGGCACTCAGGGCCACCGTCACCGCACCGTCAGCCGCAGCCGCAGCCGCACCGTCCGACGTGATCCCCGCGGCCGAGGACGAGCACCCCGTGCCTCCGGCTGGCCCGGCCCGTCCAGTTGCCATGCAGGGCGGGCGTCCCGCTGACGTGGCCCGGGAAGCGCTGCGCGCGGCCCGGCGGGAGGCACTGCAGGCCGAGGCAGAGGCGGCGGAGGCTGCCGCACGGGGCAAGCGAATGGCCGAACCCCGTGCCGGGCGCGCCCCGCGCGCGAGCGGGAGTTCCGCCGCCCCCGCGCCGCCCACGTCACCCGCCCCTGGGCCGCGCATGTCATCCGCTCCCGGAGCAGACGCCCGGGACGCCCGTGTCAAGGCCGCCCGGGACATGCGGTACTACCTGGCCAACGCCTTCCGGATGCCGACGGGGTCCGACACCGCGGAGTCCGACACCCCGGATTCCGACACTTCGGAGGAGGAGAGGACACAGCCCCCGGGGACCATCGGCGACGCAGCCGACCGCACCGAACCGGACCACCCGGCCCCCGCGCCCGCCACCGCGTCCCCGCACCTGCCCGCCACCATGGCCGCCCCTCACCGCGACACCGAACTGAGACGTACGTTCCCGGGGTTCGCGCCGCGCGAGGCCACTGCCGAGGGCACGGCATTCGCCGCGACCTGGTGGGGCAACGCATGGGTGGACGCGCTGGAGCAGGGTGCGCTGGACGCCAAGAGGGTGGCACGGGGCCGCGGTTATGCCGACCAGGGCCATGTCGACGCGATCACCGTGACCCCGGGGCTCGTGCTGGCGTACGTGCGCGGGAGCCGGCCCCGCCCGTACCGGGTGCAGGTGCGGGTCCGCACGCTGGAGGACGAGGACTGGGCGCGGTTCCTGGACGCGGCCGCCGGCCGGCCGGGGCACATCGCCGCGCTGCTCGACAAGGAGCTGCCCCAGTCCCTGGCCGACTGCGGGGTCCCTCTCCTGCCCGGCCCCGGTGACCTCGCCCCGCGCTGCAGTTGCCCCGACTCCGGTCACCCCTGCAAGCACGCTGCCGCGCTCTGTTACCAGACGGCACGGCTGCTCGACGCCGACCCGTTCGTGCTGCTCCTGCTGCGCGGCCGTAGCGAGAAGAACCTGGTCGACGCGCTGTCCCGGCGCAGTGCCGCTCGCGCGGCCCGCGCCGCCCAGGAACGGCAGCCGGGCTCCCTGCCCGGCGTACGCGCCACCGACGCCCTCGCCCCACGCCAACTCCCGCCGCTGCCATTGCCGTTGCCGGCGCCTCCGCACCCCGAGCAGCCACCGGTGTATCCGGCGGCGCCCGGCGGCCCGGACCCGTTCGCGCTGGACCAGCTGGCGACCGACGCCGCCGCCCGCGCCCATGCGCTGCTCGCGACCGGACAGGACCTGGTGGGCGAGTTGTCCCTGTGGCAGGACGCGGTGCGGCTGGCCGCGGCCCGCCCCGGTTCCGGCCTGACGGCCACCACCCGCACGCTCTACGCCACGCTCGCCACGGCCGTCGGCCGCACCCCGGGCGACCTCGCGCGTGCCGTCGCGGCCTGGCGCCAGGGCGGGCTCGCGGGACTGGCCGTCCTGGAGGAGGCGTGGGACCCGCCGGCCGGCCGCTTCGACCGGGCCCGCCCGCTGCTGCTCGCCGCCGACCTCCCGGCGTTCCGCCCCTGGCGCAACCGCCTCACCCACCCACGCGGCCACGTCCAGCTCCGCCTCGGCCAGGACGGCCTGTGGTACGCCTACGAGTCGGAGCCCGGCCAGGACGACTGGTGGCCCCGCGGCACGCCCGACCTGGACCCCGTAGGCGCACTCACGGGCCTCGGCACATCGGACGACCTCTAG